One Brassica napus cultivar Da-Ae chromosome C4, Da-Ae, whole genome shotgun sequence genomic region harbors:
- the LOC111212844 gene encoding 40S ribosomal protein S25-4-like, which yields MAPKKDKVPPPSSKPAKSGGGKQKKKKWSKGKQKEKVNNMVLFDQATYDKLLTEAPKFKLITPSILSDRMRINGSLARKAIRELMAKGVIRMVAAHSSQQIYTRATNT from the exons ATG GCGCCAAAGAAGGACAAGGTTCCACCACCATCATCGAAGCCGGCCAAATCCGGTGGTGGaaaacagaagaagaag aagtggAGCAAGGGAAAGCAAAAGGAGAAGGTGAACAACATGGTGTTGTTTGATCAGGCTACTTACgacaagcttctcactgaagctcCCAAGTTCAAGCTCATCACCCCTTCCATTCTCTCCGACCGTATGAGG ATCAACGGGTCTCTAGCAAGGAAGGCTATTAGGGAGCTAATGGCGAAAGGTGTGATCAGGATGGTCGCTGCTCACTCGAGCCAGCAGATCTACACTCGTGCCACCAACACCTAA